The stretch of DNA GGCGTGAAATTACCTTTTGAGAATAAACTTATCTATCTTATCAAAACTGCTAATTACCATCAAACAGAAGTTGCATTTCATAAGCACTTTTCCAGTAAACGCTTAGAAGGAGAATGGTTTTTATTAACTAAAGAAGATATCTCTTGGATTAGGGCTGGTAAATATACACCGGATATTAATCAAACACTCATTCCTCAAGCAGAAGTGAAAAAAGAGTCTGTAGCTACTAATGACCCGAATGATGATAAACCACTGACACTTAAACAAATTGATTTCGCAAAAACATTGATTCAAAAATTAGATAATGAATATATATTAAATGTTAGTCCCTCGACTTTAACACAAACAGATTTAAAAAGGTTAAGCGTATACTTTAGATTTAAAAACAAGGGTGCCTTGATAAATTTGGTCAAAAGCGGCGTGTTGAAAGCCAAATAAATAATTATAAGTTACTGTCCTCGGTCTAGATTCGATGCCATTTCAGATGCTCGCTACATGAAAACCAAGAAAACGAGAGAACCCAGCCGAGTAATCACTCCGCTTGGTTCTCTTTCCTTTAGCAAACTTATGATTCAAAAATACTACGTTACGTGGAAGTTTGTCTAAATAAAATCCTCTTAAATGGTCATTTCACCCTTTTGGATTTAAATATGACCCTAATCTCCATTGATTCCATTTATTTAATTTCTCGGCTCGTCCTGGTGCAACACAATAGTCAGTAATCTCAGTGACATCACCCTGATAATCCAGAGGAAGTGAATCTTTATTTTGATGCACATATTGTGCAATATATTTCCGAGCAACAGTAATACCCGATAGGTCATCTCGAATCATTTTTGCCTTTCCATTATAAATCATCTCAACTTTATAAGGTTTATATGCTCTGCTTCCCGTAATTCTAAAGTAAAAATCATTACTCCTATTGATTCCACTAATTATTTCTTTTGGCATTCCAGAGGAACGTCTTTTGGATTGAAATTTAAACTTAAGTTCTAAGAAATTTTCCACAAGAAAAAGAAGAACTAAATCATCAGTATTAATTGCCTCTAAAGAATGAAAGACATTATCCCAGCTAAGACGAATGACTTGAATATCTTCTTTTTTTATTAATCTTTTATGGGCTGAAATTTGTCCTTCATCTAATGTTCCTCTTATTTTAAATTCAAAAAGTAAATTAAAATTTTCTCCACATATCCATGCATCTGGTATGGAACCAGAATTGTCTTCAAGTTCAGAATGTATTACTCCACTTTTATAGGGTGCAATACCGATGATGAATTCGTGCGGCTTTGTTGGTTCGGGACAAAATTTTCTTCGAGTATTTATTGATAATGAAGAAAATTGAAAATTCAAAGCTTGCAGACCTATCAAACCCTTAATAAACTGCGGTAGAATTAATTTATCATTATACTCCAAAATATTCATTAGGATATTTGTATAGTGATCTTCTTCTTGTCCCTGATAATGAAAAATGTTCATTTTTTCATCTCCTAAAATGCTTTCAACTATACAGGACTCGCGTTAACAACTCCTGCAACTATTCATCTATTACTATATGGATTTCCTTTTGAGTTAATAACTGAAGAAGAAATCACCTAAATATAATTTGATTTTGGGCTAATAAAGGAATCGAAAATCTCTTCCGAACGGCTGCTAGTAAAATTCTTATATAGAAGCTACCCCATTACTCGTAATTCCTAAGATTCCTTTTACTGCCTCCAATAAGTTCTCAGCTATGAAATCTGGTTCAATCTCTTCCCATCTATACCGCTGATCATCTAAAGAAGATTTACCCCATCCTGTTAACACCAATATCTTGGTTGCCCCTACTGCATGGGCAGCTAACATATCAGTGGATCCAACATCTCCAATAACGACACAATTCTTCAAATCTAGTTTATGTATTTTTGCTGCTTCAAGTAGCATGCCTGGTTTAGGCTTATTACAGCCACACTCATCTTCTTCACTATGTGGACAAATAAAAGCATCTGTAAATCCAAATGTATAAAACTCTTTTTGAAATTCCTCAATGGATGCCTGTCCTTTGCTTATTCGATGTTGATTCGTTAACGCAATCGTTT from Paenisporosarcina sp. FSL H8-0542 encodes:
- a CDS encoding GIY-YIG nuclease family protein translates to MLKSFLNKIMPNNSFDKTKTIPSNFQTHKIYLFESNQKELEDIINSPMTTGVAPGYIYFVQEHMNGTFKIGKTKHIERRMNLFGVKLPFENKLIYLIKTANYHQTEVAFHKHFSSKRLEGEWFLLTKEDISWIRAGKYTPDINQTLIPQAEVKKESVATNDPNDDKPLTLKQIDFAKTLIQKLDNEYILNVSPSTLTQTDLKRLSVYFRFKNKGALINLVKSGVLKAK
- a CDS encoding HAD-IIIA family hydrolase, whose protein sequence is MKIQDIEAVFIDRDGTIGGTGHFIHPSNFQPYSFTEEALSLLKERGIKTIALTNQHRISKGQASIEEFQKEFYTFGFTDAFICPHSEEDECGCNKPKPGMLLEAAKIHKLDLKNCVVIGDVGSTDMLAAHAVGATKILVLTGWGKSSLDDQRYRWEEIEPDFIAENLLEAVKGILGITSNGVASI